TCAATAGCTTTATCTATGCAAAAAGATTTATTAATATCTAGTTTAATCATTAAATCTATTGAACTCCAAAACATGTAATTTTCATTATCAACACATAAGTCTTTTAGAATAGAAGTGTCCTTGGTAAATTCAACATATTCCTCAATTTTTTTTCTTTCATTATAAATAAAATTTCCATTTAAGAAGTGTTTTCTTATCACACCATAAGTTTGCTCTAATTGATTTGACAAGGCATAATCAATATGTTTTGACATTGATAGACCAAATAATTTCTTATTCTCTAAATTATTTATTATTTGTTGGTCAAATAATTCTTTATTGTTAATTAATTTAATCAAATAAATAAAACTTTCATCTAATTCTCCAGATTTGTCAAACTCATAAAATTCGATACTTTTTAACAGAAAGTTTTGTGGTAATTCAAAATTAAATAATTTTTGAAAATAAAATATAGTTTGAATTCTCTTATAGTTTTGTCCATAATAGAATGAAGTTTCACCAGAAGAATGCACAACATCTTCAAAATTAAATTTATCTGCTTCTGAAAAAGCCCATTCTTCAATTGTTTTTTTATTGGCTTTATAAATTGTGAATTCTCTATTGTTTTTGTAATACTGTTCTATAATTTGCTGGATTTTCTTTATTATTAAAAAATCATCATTTTTAAGGATTTTTTCAATATCTGCATATGAAAATGGAGTAGTGTTACTATTTCTAGAAAAAATCAAACTATCTATTATGCTTATTGAAGTATCAATAACATTAGAGTGACCATTTTTATCATACCAATCTCTACGAATCTTATGTAAATCTTTACTGGTAATTGAATCATTATTATTATCAAATACTTCTTTTATTTCTCTTAATAATCTCTTCTCATCAAATAATATATCGAAGTTATCTTGTATGTTTTTTTTGAAATTTTCTTGATATAATTTTGCTTTTTCATTTGAAAAAACAGCTTCTTTGAAAACAATACCTTTTTCTTCCATTAAGTCATTAAAAATAACAGCTAAATCTCTACTTTTAGAGTTGCCTATATTATTTCTAAAGTATTCTATTTCCTGATTTGATAATTTTTTTTCTAATAAAACATTAACTAATTCATTGATGTTACTTTCATTAACTAATTCAGAGATAAAGAATCTAATTCCATCAATATTGAAATTATTAATCAAGAAATTTAATGCTATACTTTCGGTATCACTTGATTTGATTATCTTCATAAGAAATTGTTTATTCATATGAAGGCGAAAATCATCTTTAATTTGCCCTAATATGCCTGTTAAAAAGGTAGTGTCAGATTTAATATAGCCTACACATTTTTCTATTAGTTCATCTTCAAAATTATCATAGTATGATACGCTATAATCACTATCAAAATAGTATTGAAAAATTTGAAAGAAGTCTTCAGGTTTTGATAGTCTTAATATCAATTTATTAATTATATATCTATTTCCTCTAATAACTTCGTCCTTTTCTTCTCTTTCTTTATAGCCATTAGCCATTAGGAACTCATCTTTTAAAAATCCACCATATTTTTCGATATTTTTTTGATCATTAATCAAATATAATAAACTATTGTTCAGTTGTTTATGTGTGCTATCTTTAAATAGGGTATATATTTCTGACATAAGCTCTTGGTCACTTTGTGTCAAATTATATTTTTGAATAATTCTTAATATTTCAGATTTAGCTTCAATAGGAAATTCATTTGATTTTAGATTTCGTAATAAAAATATTTTTAACTTTTCACTATTAAAAGAGGATACAGAAAAGAAGTTTAACAAATTTAATGCTGAATATAATACTCGAATATGGTATTTCTTATAATTTGAAATAATTTTAATTAAATATTCGAAATTTTCTTCGCAATCACCAAAACTAGCTATTTCATTTACTTCAAATGTCCTTCTTATACTAATCCATAATGTTTTTTTAATACATTCTTCTTCAAAATATTCTTGAAAAACGTTAATCCTAATTTCTTTACCCAACCTATCTGTATCAGCTTTAAATAATAATTCTATCTGGTTAGCTTTTATCCATTTTAATAATTCTTTATAGTCTGGATCATTAACATTCATAATATCCAGTAAAAATGTTAATGAATTAAAAAGAGAAGGGTGGACAGATTGTGTTTCATTTATTCTAATAAAATCCAATATTTCATTAAAGTCTCTGTCCATTAAAGACTTTGCAACAAAATACTCTTGAATTTGCCTATGAACAAAACTCCAATAATTGGTTTCCTCATTCTTAATTATAAATGGGTTTTCAATAAATTCATCATATTCATCACCAATAATTTCATAAAGTTCTTCATCAGATGAGTAATTTTTTTGCATTAATTCGTTTACTACAGATAAGAGTTTTAATAATTTAATTGATTTTGGCTTATTAAGCACTGTTCGCTTAATTATTTTTGACTTATGAGTATCAAGAGCTTTATCTATATATAGTTCCCATATTTGAGAAATGTTTTGAGGTATGCTTCTATTCTCGTTATAATATTCTGCAAAGAGATTGAGAAAAAATGGGGTGTCAATGTTTTCAAAAAACTTTTCATCAATATTTTTAATTTCAAACTTCTTTTCTAAAATAGATTTAGCTTGATTAATTGTAATTGATTTTAAAATAAAAGGCTGAAAACCTGATATTTTTGCTAAATATTTACTGTATATATTAGTTCTACAACTAATTACATATTTAATGTTTCTATTTTTATTCTTTGATATAAAATTTTCAAATTCAGATATAAAATCCTGAATATCAGCAATCTCATCAAGTCCGTCGAGAACAAAAATTAATTGAGGAAATTTTGTCCAATCGTCATTATTAATTAGCTGTTCAAAAGTGATATTCTTTCTATAATATTTTAAATTAATGAAGAATGGAATAATACCTGTTTGTTCTTTTTCTTCCCAAAGCATATCAAAAAGAACATTTAGTTCGGTAGTTTTACCAACACCTGGATTCCCTAGTAGAATGATTTTAGAAAAAGACATTATAGCAGCCCTTAACGTAATATCGTTTTCATCATTAATAAATGAAGTTATATCCGTGCCGTCGTATTTAGTAATGTATCTTTTTTCGTAAAATTCCATCTAGTTTCTTTTAAAATCTTCTACTTTTAGATTTTCATTATAATTTGATTTACTTTTTTTGTAGGGAAACTCATATCCATTTCCACTATAAGATGAATTATTATCTATTCCATTTGGGGGAGCAGATTGTGTGTCATAAACAAATTGCGGATTATCAAAAACATATTTTCTGTGATGAATTTGACTTATTCTATTAGAAAATAAATCAATATCAATTATTTGATATCCTGGTTGAAATTTATCGATTTGTTCGTCTGGTTTATTTAATGCTGCTCTTCCTCTAAAGCCAAAACAACTTCCAGCCGGATTA
This genomic window from Mariniflexile sp. TRM1-10 contains:
- a CDS encoding NACHT domain-containing protein, with protein sequence MEFYEKRYITKYDGTDITSFINDENDITLRAAIMSFSKIILLGNPGVGKTTELNVLFDMLWEEKEQTGIIPFFINLKYYRKNITFEQLINNDDWTKFPQLIFVLDGLDEIADIQDFISEFENFISKNKNRNIKYVISCRTNIYSKYLAKISGFQPFILKSITINQAKSILEKKFEIKNIDEKFFENIDTPFFLNLFAEYYNENRSIPQNISQIWELYIDKALDTHKSKIIKRTVLNKPKSIKLLKLLSVVNELMQKNYSSDEELYEIIGDEYDEFIENPFIIKNEETNYWSFVHRQIQEYFVAKSLMDRDFNEILDFIRINETQSVHPSLFNSLTFLLDIMNVNDPDYKELLKWIKANQIELLFKADTDRLGKEIRINVFQEYFEEECIKKTLWISIRRTFEVNEIASFGDCEENFEYLIKIISNYKKYHIRVLYSALNLLNFFSVSSFNSEKLKIFLLRNLKSNEFPIEAKSEILRIIQKYNLTQSDQELMSEIYTLFKDSTHKQLNNSLLYLINDQKNIEKYGGFLKDEFLMANGYKEREEKDEVIRGNRYIINKLILRLSKPEDFFQIFQYYFDSDYSVSYYDNFEDELIEKCVGYIKSDTTFLTGILGQIKDDFRLHMNKQFLMKIIKSSDTESIALNFLINNFNIDGIRFFISELVNESNINELVNVLLEKKLSNQEIEYFRNNIGNSKSRDLAVIFNDLMEEKGIVFKEAVFSNEKAKLYQENFKKNIQDNFDILFDEKRLLREIKEVFDNNNDSITSKDLHKIRRDWYDKNGHSNVIDTSISIIDSLIFSRNSNTTPFSYADIEKILKNDDFLIIKKIQQIIEQYYKNNREFTIYKANKKTIEEWAFSEADKFNFEDVVHSSGETSFYYGQNYKRIQTIFYFQKLFNFELPQNFLLKSIEFYEFDKSGELDESFIYLIKLINNKELFDQQIINNLENKKLFGLSMSKHIDYALSNQLEQTYGVIRKHFLNGNFIYNERKKIEEYVEFTKDTSILKDLCVDNENYMFWSSIDLMIKLDINKSFCIDKAIEYLESEKERFKIDALKVLIELNDANAFSFILKSLRNGLAHSFHGIVFSKFNNIDKKEDLIELFDLIYNKEIDQFESSYYREFYKTIIVNLSITDEDFTQIQAILNKIKQSLIKTKSDLFYINLLIDDSINNHTNSKSKPYNLRNAKKKAFSLIS